In Myxococcales bacterium, a genomic segment contains:
- a CDS encoding acyl-CoA carboxylase subunit beta, giving the protein MAETSPSIPAPPSREALVRRLDELNSKALEGGGAARIQKQHEAGKLSARERVDLLLDPGSFIEIGRFVTHRCTDFGMEDQKVLGDGVITGYGTIDGRKAFVFAQDFTVFGGSLSGAYAQKICKVMDLAMKVGAPVIGLNDSGGARIQEGVESLAGYADIFLRNTMASGVVPQISAIMGPCAGGAVYSPAITDFIFMVEGTSYMFITGPEVIKAVTNEEVTKEDLGGAHTHAAKSGVSHLTAPDDRTCLAHVRELLSFLPSNNREDPPLRPSQDPPTREVPELDTMIPVESNKPYDVKDVIGAVVDDANFFEIQPDYAPNLVVGFARVGGRPVGIVANQPNVLAGVLDIDASMKGARFVRFCDCFNVPLVTLVDVPGFLPGTAQEYGGIIKHGAKLLFAFAEATVPKVTVILRKAYGGAYDVMASKHIRADVNLALPTAEIAVMGPDGAVNIIRKGEIARADDPAKTRAKFIADYKEKFANPYKAAELGFVDEVIYPRTLRQRLHRALELLKDKRDQNPPKKHTNIPL; this is encoded by the coding sequence ATGGCTGAAACCTCGCCGTCGATCCCCGCACCCCCGTCGCGAGAAGCGCTCGTCCGCCGTCTCGATGAGCTCAACTCAAAGGCCCTCGAAGGTGGGGGCGCGGCGCGCATCCAGAAGCAGCACGAGGCCGGCAAGCTCTCGGCCCGGGAGCGAGTTGACCTGCTGCTCGACCCGGGGTCGTTCATCGAGATTGGGCGCTTCGTCACGCACCGATGCACCGACTTCGGGATGGAAGACCAGAAGGTCCTCGGTGACGGCGTCATCACTGGCTACGGCACCATTGACGGTCGCAAGGCCTTTGTCTTCGCGCAGGACTTCACGGTCTTCGGCGGCTCTCTTTCGGGCGCGTACGCACAGAAGATCTGCAAGGTCATGGACCTCGCGATGAAGGTCGGCGCGCCGGTCATCGGCCTCAATGACTCGGGCGGGGCGCGCATCCAAGAAGGCGTCGAATCGCTCGCCGGCTACGCAGACATCTTCTTGCGGAACACCATGGCGAGCGGTGTCGTGCCCCAGATCAGCGCCATCATGGGCCCGTGCGCCGGTGGGGCCGTCTATTCGCCGGCCATCACCGACTTCATCTTCATGGTCGAAGGCACGAGCTACATGTTCATCACCGGGCCCGAGGTCATCAAGGCCGTGACGAACGAGGAGGTCACAAAGGAAGATCTCGGCGGCGCCCACACCCACGCGGCCAAGAGTGGCGTCTCACACCTCACGGCGCCCGACGACCGGACGTGCCTCGCTCATGTGCGCGAGCTCCTCTCGTTCTTACCCTCCAACAACCGGGAAGATCCGCCGCTTCGGCCGAGCCAAGATCCGCCGACACGTGAGGTGCCCGAGCTCGACACGATGATCCCCGTCGAGTCCAACAAGCCCTACGACGTCAAAGACGTGATCGGCGCCGTCGTGGACGACGCCAACTTCTTCGAGATCCAACCGGACTACGCGCCGAACCTCGTCGTGGGCTTCGCCCGCGTCGGCGGTCGGCCCGTCGGCATCGTCGCGAACCAGCCGAACGTCTTAGCCGGCGTCCTCGACATCGACGCGTCGATGAAGGGCGCGCGCTTCGTGCGCTTCTGCGACTGCTTCAACGTGCCGCTCGTGACGCTCGTCGACGTCCCCGGCTTCTTGCCCGGCACCGCGCAGGAATACGGCGGCATCATCAAACACGGCGCGAAGCTCCTCTTCGCCTTTGCCGAGGCGACCGTGCCAAAGGTCACCGTCATTCTCCGAAAGGCCTACGGGGGCGCCTACGACGTCATGGCGTCGAAACACATTCGCGCCGACGTCAACCTCGCCCTGCCGACGGCGGAGATCGCCGTGATGGGGCCCGACGGTGCGGTCAACATCATCCGGAAAGGTGAGATCGCCAGGGCCGACGACCCCGCGAAGACGCGCGCCAAGTTCATTGCGGACTACAAAGAAAAGTTCGCCAACCCCTACAAGGCGGCCGAGCTCGGCTTCGTCGACGAAGTGATCTACCCGCGCACGCTCCGGCAGCGGCTCCACCGCGCGCTCGAGCTCCTGAAGGACAAGCGGGACCAAAACCCGCCGAAGAAGCACACCAACATCCCGCTCTGA
- a CDS encoding DNA alkylation repair protein — MKTLAAAGTEQNRAVYRRHGAKGDVFGVGFATLDGLARELGRDAKLAAALWKSKNADARLLATRVADPNVMTPSLLDAWAKEVDWYVGADALAKLATASPHAKTIAQKWLASKGEWTLRAGWHALALLTRDPSLTDAFFEPFIARIEREIGSAPNRAKDAMNAALIAIGIRNAAFAKLATRAAARIGKVDVDHGATACKTPNAALYIKRARAWLEAQAKKRQAKAKRAAKKTKVAAPSPRKAGSAAKRVKKATKVTAKKTSLTKVKARRSAR, encoded by the coding sequence ATGAAGACGCTCGCGGCCGCGGGCACGGAGCAGAACCGGGCCGTCTACCGCCGCCACGGCGCCAAGGGCGACGTCTTCGGCGTCGGCTTCGCCACGCTCGATGGGCTCGCCAGAGAGCTCGGCCGCGACGCCAAGCTGGCGGCGGCCCTCTGGAAGAGCAAGAACGCCGACGCCCGCCTCCTGGCGACTCGCGTCGCCGACCCGAACGTCATGACGCCGTCGCTGCTCGACGCCTGGGCGAAGGAGGTCGACTGGTACGTCGGCGCCGACGCCCTCGCGAAGCTCGCGACGGCGTCGCCGCACGCGAAGACCATCGCGCAGAAGTGGCTCGCGTCGAAGGGTGAGTGGACCCTGCGCGCCGGCTGGCATGCGTTGGCGCTCCTGACGCGCGATCCGTCGCTCACGGACGCGTTCTTCGAGCCCTTCATCGCCCGCATCGAGCGGGAGATCGGGAGCGCGCCGAATCGCGCCAAGGACGCCATGAACGCGGCGTTGATCGCCATCGGGATCCGGAACGCCGCCTTCGCGAAGCTGGCGACTCGCGCCGCAGCGCGTATCGGCAAGGTGGATGTCGACCACGGGGCTACCGCCTGCAAGACGCCGAACGCTGCGCTCTACATCAAGCGGGCGAGGGCCTGGCTCGAGGCGCAGGCCAAGAAGCGTCAGGCGAAGGCGAAGCGGGCGGCGAAGAAGACAAAGGTCGCGGCCCCGTCGCCGCGCAAGGCCGGCAGCGCCGCGAAGCGCGTGAAGAAGGCGACGAAGGTGACGGCGAAGAAGACCTCGCTCACCAAGGTCAAGGCGCGCCGCTCCGCGCGCTGA
- a CDS encoding PilZ domain-containing protein: MSSLEHNEEQHTADNEAGAAEAKRARLTTRIPFDGVVEVGGELGPPFEAQAVDVSGTGMHLRTAYLPEVGQALSCRFEAGRETVVATGEVVWQKEAGRGGEFGLRFVDLDRESAAALERMTDRARLRVPGAKVRLHIDGLGAPMRARVRGTDRSALTVGSDLAFLQVGKHIDLEDAESGSRRPALIDRVDVEVDPSSRVPQLVVSLKYEQSDRDCEAEESAMADTQHNGTDTPVDPAHNEMHAAYNVSEEHAAHETDVAISEPQPGVQAPARSSSAADDVMREELEASARMKGPVARAASKVTPALERFAKRARTATMLLVEKAKARRSGDASPIRRTTAPAPGGGLHTAGRKVVRGESMGPTEHATAQLGGIMSDKKKVAAIGVGAVLLIAIGAAALNKKSATPEATAANTAAAPATPDPAAAPVAAPVALPPGPAPVPVSGPIEVTSGPAPGAMPPPVATEPATHERPSAVHETKSASKKPIKVTPFANGHVSRGNLLRLKMDGAIDKIQGAQQPTGFTVHIPGRRSLEPAAPLAARDARIGAIKVANDQGGAELSVTFKDGVPNYLVRAKGDQLEIVLASPSAGKEAPQKKDAKPGAVAKRGHGKHGKH; this comes from the coding sequence ATGTCGAGCCTGGAGCACAACGAGGAGCAGCACACGGCGGACAACGAGGCAGGCGCCGCCGAGGCGAAGCGCGCGCGGCTAACGACCCGCATTCCCTTCGACGGGGTCGTTGAGGTCGGCGGCGAGCTTGGGCCGCCCTTCGAAGCCCAAGCCGTCGACGTCTCGGGGACGGGCATGCACCTGCGCACGGCGTATCTCCCGGAGGTCGGGCAGGCGCTCTCGTGCCGCTTTGAAGCGGGGCGCGAGACCGTCGTCGCCACCGGTGAGGTCGTCTGGCAAAAAGAGGCCGGGCGCGGCGGCGAGTTCGGCCTCCGCTTCGTGGACCTCGACCGAGAGAGCGCCGCCGCTCTCGAGCGCATGACCGACCGCGCTCGTCTGCGCGTGCCGGGCGCGAAGGTGCGCCTTCACATCGACGGCCTCGGCGCGCCGATGCGGGCGCGCGTTCGCGGGACCGACCGCTCTGCCCTCACCGTCGGCAGCGACCTCGCGTTCTTGCAGGTCGGAAAGCACATCGACCTTGAAGACGCGGAGAGTGGGAGCCGGCGACCGGCTCTCATCGATCGCGTCGATGTCGAAGTTGACCCGAGCTCGCGGGTGCCGCAGCTCGTTGTGTCCCTCAAGTACGAACAGAGCGATCGCGACTGCGAAGCGGAGGAGAGTGCCATGGCCGACACGCAACACAATGGAACCGACACTCCCGTTGATCCGGCCCACAACGAGATGCACGCCGCTTACAACGTGAGCGAGGAGCACGCGGCTCACGAGACGGACGTGGCGATCTCCGAGCCGCAGCCGGGCGTCCAGGCGCCTGCCCGATCGTCCTCCGCCGCCGATGACGTGATGCGGGAGGAGCTCGAAGCGAGCGCCCGCATGAAGGGCCCGGTGGCCCGCGCCGCGTCGAAGGTGACGCCGGCCCTTGAACGTTTCGCCAAGCGCGCCCGGACCGCGACGATGCTGCTCGTCGAAAAGGCCAAAGCGCGCAGAAGCGGCGACGCTTCGCCGATCCGGCGCACGACGGCGCCGGCGCCCGGCGGAGGCCTCCACACGGCGGGCCGCAAAGTCGTGCGCGGCGAATCCATGGGACCGACGGAGCACGCTACGGCGCAGCTCGGTGGGATCATGTCTGACAAGAAGAAGGTCGCCGCGATCGGTGTCGGCGCCGTTTTGCTCATCGCCATCGGTGCGGCAGCGCTCAACAAGAAGAGTGCGACTCCCGAAGCCACCGCCGCGAACACGGCGGCGGCGCCTGCGACGCCAGACCCGGCAGCCGCGCCGGTCGCCGCGCCCGTCGCGCTGCCGCCCGGTCCCGCGCCGGTTCCCGTCAGCGGCCCCATCGAGGTCACGTCGGGCCCCGCACCGGGCGCCATGCCGCCGCCGGTCGCGACCGAACCCGCGACCCACGAGCGCCCGTCCGCCGTGCACGAGACGAAGAGCGCCTCGAAGAAGCCCATCAAGGTCACGCCCTTCGCCAACGGGCACGTGAGCCGCGGCAACCTGCTGCGTCTCAAGATGGACGGCGCCATCGACAAGATCCAAGGGGCGCAGCAACCGACGGGCTTCACGGTCCACATCCCCGGTCGTCGCTCCCTCGAGCCGGCCGCCCCGCTGGCGGCCCGCGACGCGCGCATCGGGGCCATCAAGGTCGCCAACGACCAAGGTGGCGCCGAGCTGTCGGTCACCTTCAAAGACGGCGTCCCGAACTACCTCGTGAGGGCCAAGGGCGATCAGCTTGAGATCGTCCTCGCGTCACCGTCGGCGGGCAAAGAAGCGCCGCAGAAGAAGGACGCGAAGCCAGGCGCCGTCGCCAAGCGCGGCCACGGCAAACACGGCAAGCACTGA
- the mscL gene encoding large conductance mechanosensitive channel protein MscL: protein MAFIEDFKKFAFKGNVVDLAVGVIIGGAFGKIVSGLVDNLVMPLVSMALPGGNWREAAHVLKAMPDAKDNVALKYGALLGSIVDFFVVALVLFLVVSKIVNAKKPPEPPPAKKPEEKMIELLSEIRDGLKR from the coding sequence ATGGCTTTCATCGAAGACTTCAAGAAGTTCGCGTTCAAGGGCAACGTGGTCGATCTCGCCGTGGGCGTGATCATCGGCGGCGCCTTCGGCAAGATCGTCTCGGGCCTCGTCGACAACCTCGTCATGCCGCTCGTGTCCATGGCGCTGCCAGGGGGCAACTGGCGCGAGGCGGCTCACGTCTTGAAGGCGATGCCCGACGCCAAAGACAACGTCGCGCTCAAGTACGGCGCGTTGCTCGGCTCCATCGTCGACTTTTTCGTGGTCGCGCTGGTGCTCTTCCTCGTTGTCTCGAAGATCGTCAACGCGAAGAAGCCGCCGGAGCCGCCGCCGGCCAAGAAGCCGGAAGAGAAGATGATCGAGCTGCTCTCGGAGATTCGCGACGGCCTCAAGCGCTGA
- the tsaD gene encoding tRNA (adenosine(37)-N6)-threonylcarbamoyltransferase complex transferase subunit TsaD — protein MIVLGLESSCDETGAAVVDGDGLVLSDVVQSQAVHAEYGGIVPELASRDHTRNVMPVVERALAEARVKVEDLDAIAVTCRPGLVGALLVGVQAAKGMAWASGKPLVGVDHLLGHLLAVFLRRAGAPPPSVPRYPFVALLASGGHTAIYSVHAPDAAACTELGATRDDAAGEAFDKVAKLLGLGYPGGPVIDRLAERGDAARFRLEAPMRHTKTFEFSFSGLKTRVARDVEARGLPKSESELQDLCASFQAAVTEVLSEKLVAAALSEGAVDVVLAGGVAANRELRARTAALAAKHGLVAHVPPPASCTDNAAMIAYAGLQAFLRGERDGLTLKATSATSLARATRKGRGRR, from the coding sequence GTGATCGTCCTCGGACTCGAATCCTCGTGCGATGAAACGGGTGCCGCCGTCGTTGACGGTGACGGACTCGTGCTCTCCGACGTCGTTCAGAGCCAGGCGGTCCACGCCGAATACGGCGGCATCGTTCCTGAGCTGGCCTCGCGAGACCACACGCGCAACGTGATGCCCGTCGTCGAGCGGGCGCTGGCTGAAGCCCGCGTGAAGGTGGAAGACCTCGACGCCATCGCGGTCACCTGCCGGCCCGGCCTCGTGGGGGCCTTGCTCGTGGGGGTTCAAGCCGCCAAGGGCATGGCCTGGGCGAGCGGAAAGCCACTCGTCGGCGTGGATCATTTGCTCGGCCACTTGCTCGCGGTCTTTCTTCGCCGCGCCGGTGCGCCACCGCCCTCCGTACCGCGGTACCCCTTCGTGGCGCTCTTGGCTTCGGGCGGCCACACGGCCATCTACTCGGTGCACGCGCCCGACGCCGCCGCATGCACCGAGCTCGGTGCCACGCGCGACGACGCCGCCGGCGAGGCTTTCGACAAGGTCGCCAAGCTCTTGGGCCTTGGCTATCCCGGAGGCCCCGTTATCGATCGGCTCGCGGAGCGCGGCGACGCGGCTCGTTTCCGCCTCGAAGCGCCGATGCGTCACACGAAGACCTTCGAGTTCAGCTTCTCGGGCCTAAAGACGCGCGTCGCGCGCGACGTGGAGGCGCGCGGCTTGCCCAAGAGCGAGAGCGAGCTCCAGGATCTCTGCGCCTCGTTTCAAGCCGCCGTCACCGAGGTGTTGTCGGAGAAACTCGTGGCCGCGGCGCTCTCGGAGGGTGCCGTCGACGTCGTGCTCGCCGGCGGCGTGGCCGCCAACCGCGAGCTCCGTGCTCGAACGGCGGCGCTCGCTGCGAAGCACGGCCTCGTGGCCCACGTGCCACCGCCCGCGAGCTGCACCGACAACGCAGCCATGATCGCCTACGCGGGGCTTCAGGCTTTCCTGCGAGGCGAGCGCGACGGGCTCACGCTCAAGGCCACGAGCGCGACCTCGTTGGCGCGGGCGACGCGGAAAGGGCGCGGAAGACGCTAG